The genomic stretch CAGTCTCCCTGCTGTACTTTTCCAGCTTGCCGGTGATGACGAATTCCTGCCCTGCGAGAGTTTGAGTCCCAACCTTTGTCTGAGATGCCTCAGCCCGAGTATTCACGCCAGCCTTTTCCAGCTTTTCGATGATTTTCTGATTCTCCTTGTTCTTGAAAAAAGCCACGATGCTGGAAGCTATTTTACTCCCGACGGAGGGCACTCTCATGAGGTCTTCCTCGGATGCATGAGAGAGCAAATCAAGGCTATCGAAATGCTGCACCAGCAGGTCGGCGGTCTCGCCGCCCACATGTCGTATCCCCAGCGCAGTGATAAGGCGCGAGAGAGGCCGCACCTTGCTTTTTTCGATGGCGGCCAGAACATTGTCCACCGATTTTTCCCCCAGGCGCTCGATTTCCAGCAGCTTTTCGCGCTTGTCCTTTAGATAGTAGATGTCGGCGGCGTCATGCACCAGTCCTTCACGCAGCAGGAGCGCCGCCATCTGCTCGCCGATGCCGCGTATATCCATAGCCCCGCGCGAGACGAAATGCTGCAATCTCTCCTCGACCTGCGCCGGGCAGGCGGAGTTGGGGCAGTAGTACATCACCTCTTCGGCAGGCTTGACCACCTCCGTGCCGCAGACGGGGCAAACCGGAATGTCTTTGGCTTTATCGCATAGCTTGTCCCTCATGCTGAAGGGGTTAGCCCTATCGGAGCGACTGACAGACTCAGGTGTTGGGCCGACAATCTCGGGGATAACGTCGCCCGCGCGCTGTATGAAGACGGTATCACCCTCGCGGATGTCCTTGCGGCGGATGTCGTCTTCGTTATGTAATGCGGCGCGGCTGATGGTGACGCCGCCCACCGCCACCGGCTCCATAACGGCATAGGGGTTGAGCGTGCCGGTGCGCCCCACGCTGACGGCTATCTCATTGAGCAGCGTGCGGCCCTGGATAGCCGGGAACTTGTAGGCGATAGCCCAGCGCGGCTCGCGGCCCACGTCGCCCAGCTCTTCCTGCAAGGCAACCTGGTCTATTTTAACCACCACTCCGTCGGCCTCATACGGCAGGTTATGACGCTCGGCGGTCCATTTATGATGGTAATCTCTGGCTTCTTCAAGGGTATGGAGACGTTTGTTGTTGGGGTTTATCCTGAAGCCCAGCGATTTAAGGTATTGCATGGTCTCCCAGTGGGTGGCGGGCATGGCCCGGCCTTCGGCGTAGCCCAGAGAGTAGATATAGATGTCGAGCGGACGCGATGCTGTTACGCGCGGGTCAAGCTGACGCACCGAACCAGCGGCGGCATTGCGCGGGTTGGCGAAAAGCGGCAACTCCTGTTCGGCGCGCTCGCGGTTGAGTTTTTGAAAACCGGCCTTGGGCAGATAGACCTCTCCCCGCACCTCGAACTTTGAGGGGATGTCGCCCGAGACCGAGAGCGGGATGCTGCGAATCGTGCGCAAATTCTGCGTGATGTTCTCGCCGTTGTAGCCGTCGCCGCGCGTAGCGCCCACCACGAACTTGCCGTTCTCGTAGGTGAGGGCTATGGCCAGGCCGTCCATCTTGTGCTCGCACACCAGGTCGAAAGCGCGCCCTCCCAGCAGCTTGGAAACGCGGTTGTACCACGCCTCCAAGTCTTCATCCGAAAAGGCATTGCCCAGCGAGAGGAGGGGCTTAGGGTGCGCCACCACGCCGAAAGCGGCGATAGGCGCCGTGCCGACACGCTGCGTGGGCGAGTCGAAGGTGACGAGTTGCGGGAACTGCTCTTCGAGCGCTTTTAGCTCCTGCATCTGGGCG from Dehalococcoidia bacterium encodes the following:
- the ligA gene encoding NAD-dependent DNA ligase LigA, whose product is MPDLDLEKAKERIEKLRAQINRNNYLYYALDQPEVSDAEYDAQMQELKALEEQFPQLVTFDSPTQRVGTAPIAAFGVVAHPKPLLSLGNAFSDEDLEAWYNRVSKLLGGRAFDLVCEHKMDGLAIALTYENGKFVVGATRGDGYNGENITQNLRTIRSIPLSVSGDIPSKFEVRGEVYLPKAGFQKLNRERAEQELPLFANPRNAAAGSVRQLDPRVTASRPLDIYIYSLGYAEGRAMPATHWETMQYLKSLGFRINPNNKRLHTLEEARDYHHKWTAERHNLPYEADGVVVKIDQVALQEELGDVGREPRWAIAYKFPAIQGRTLLNEIAVSVGRTGTLNPYAVMEPVAVGGVTISRAALHNEDDIRRKDIREGDTVFIQRAGDVIPEIVGPTPESVSRSDRANPFSMRDKLCDKAKDIPVCPVCGTEVVKPAEEVMYYCPNSACPAQVEERLQHFVSRGAMDIRGIGEQMAALLLREGLVHDAADIYYLKDKREKLLEIERLGEKSVDNVLAAIEKSKVRPLSRLITALGIRHVGGETADLLVQHFDSLDLLSHASEEDLMRVPSVGSKIASSIVAFFKNKENQKIIEKLEKAGVNTRAEASQTKVGTQTLAGQEFVITGKLEKYSRETAEELICAQGGAAKSDVTKKTNYLVVGLEPGSKLAKARALGIKEISESELLAMLGQK